The following are from one region of the bacterium genome:
- a CDS encoding ABC transporter ATP-binding protein — protein MVEESQDKAVVVRDLEKRFGSFVAVKRVSFHVSKGEIFGFLGPNGAGKSTTIRMLCGILSPSAGFGTVAGFDIRKEAEKIKSHIGYMSQKFSLYEDLTVEQNIDFYSGIYGIAPQKKKERKEWVLEMAGLKEHRNSRTAILSGGWKQRLSLGCAIMHQPPLVFLDEPTSGVDPISRRQFWDLIYGLSEGGITVFVTTHYMDEAEYCDRLALIYRGELIAVGSPRELKTHHMKEQVLEVACERPQDALGELEGISGVKEAALFGRGLHLVVSDWQETRRDVKSFLQSRGYKVDRVERIAASLEDVFVSLIEAKDKSEAPQQEVHR, from the coding sequence ATGGTTGAGGAGAGTCAGGACAAGGCGGTGGTGGTCAGGGATCTGGAGAAGCGCTTTGGCAGCTTCGTAGCAGTAAAGCGGGTCAGCTTTCATGTTTCCAAGGGGGAGATCTTCGGTTTCCTGGGCCCCAACGGGGCGGGCAAATCCACTACCATCCGCATGCTCTGCGGCATCCTGAGTCCCAGTGCAGGCTTTGGCACGGTGGCTGGCTTCGATATCCGCAAGGAAGCGGAAAAGATCAAGTCGCACATAGGTTACATGAGCCAGAAGTTCTCTCTGTATGAGGACCTCACCGTTGAGCAGAACATTGATTTCTATAGCGGCATCTACGGGATTGCTCCGCAAAAGAAAAAGGAGCGAAAAGAATGGGTCCTGGAGATGGCAGGGCTCAAAGAACACAGGAATTCCCGCACAGCCATACTCTCAGGAGGATGGAAGCAGAGGCTTTCCCTGGGCTGCGCCATCATGCACCAACCCCCACTGGTTTTCCTGGACGAGCCCACCTCGGGAGTGGATCCCATAAGCAGGAGGCAGTTTTGGGATCTCATCTACGGGCTTTCAGAAGGGGGGATCACTGTCTTTGTGACAACGCATTACATGGACGAGGCCGAATACTGCGATCGCCTGGCTCTGATTTACAGGGGGGAACTCATAGCAGTAGGAAGCCCAAGGGAGCTCAAGACCCATCACATGAAAGAGCAAGTGCTGGAGGTGGCCTGCGAAAGGCCCCAGGACGCCTTAGGGGAACTGGAGGGCATCTCTGGGGTCAAAGAGGCGGCTCTCTTTGGCAGGGGACTGCATCTGGTGGTGAGCGACTGGCAGGAAACCAGAAGGGATGTGAAGAGTTTTCTGCAGAGCAGGGGCTATAAGGTGGATCGGGTGGAGAGGATTGCGGCTTCTCTGGAAGATGTCTTTGTATCCTTGATAGAGGCCAAAGACAAATCCGAAGCACCTCAGCAGGAGGTCCACAGGTGA
- a CDS encoding ABC transporter permease: MKLLRTWAVARKEFLHILRDPRSLAMAIALPMLQMVLFGYALTLDVDRVPLGIWDQDQSPASRELLSRFLGSGYFSMVLVAESYHEMEKAIDTGKVLAGLVVPVGFSARVESGKDVYVQFLVDGSDSNTATLALGYAEALVSGYSRELVIHEIRKAGIKPPREPLILHSRAWFNEELQSRNYIIPGLIAVIMNVIAALLTSLSVAREWENGTMEQLISTPIKGPELLLGKLFPYFCVGMLDVLLAVIMGHYVFGVPLRGSPALLFLMAGIFLLGVLSIGMFLSVLTKSQLLSSQAAMVITYLPALLLSGYIFAIQNMPPALQVISRVVPARYFVKLIRAIYLKGLGLEVLAFEAGLLVLFAAGVAMLTNLVFKKRM; the protein is encoded by the coding sequence GTGAAATTGCTTAGGACATGGGCGGTTGCCCGCAAGGAGTTTCTCCATATCCTCAGGGATCCCCGAAGCCTGGCCATGGCCATAGCTCTGCCCATGCTCCAGATGGTGCTTTTCGGTTATGCCCTCACCCTGGATGTGGACAGGGTGCCCCTGGGAATATGGGACCAGGACCAGAGTCCTGCCAGCAGGGAACTTCTGAGTCGTTTTTTGGGCTCCGGGTATTTCTCCATGGTTTTGGTGGCAGAGTCCTACCATGAAATGGAGAAGGCCATAGATACAGGTAAGGTGCTGGCAGGCCTTGTAGTGCCTGTGGGTTTCTCTGCCAGGGTGGAAAGCGGCAAGGATGTCTATGTGCAGTTTCTGGTGGATGGCTCGGATTCCAACACAGCCACCCTGGCCCTGGGTTATGCGGAAGCTTTGGTGTCAGGCTACTCCAGGGAGCTTGTGATTCATGAGATCCGCAAGGCTGGCATCAAGCCTCCCAGGGAGCCCCTGATCCTTCATTCCAGAGCCTGGTTCAACGAGGAACTCCAGTCGCGAAATTACATAATTCCTGGGCTCATAGCCGTGATCATGAACGTGATAGCAGCGCTTCTGACATCTCTGAGTGTTGCCAGGGAATGGGAAAACGGCACCATGGAGCAGCTCATATCCACGCCCATCAAAGGGCCTGAGCTGCTCTTGGGAAAGCTTTTCCCTTACTTCTGCGTGGGAATGCTGGATGTGCTTCTGGCGGTGATCATGGGACATTATGTGTTCGGAGTGCCCCTTAGGGGAAGCCCGGCTCTTCTTTTCCTCATGGCAGGGATCTTCCTTCTGGGGGTGCTTTCCATAGGAATGTTCTTGAGCGTCCTGACCAAGAGCCAATTGCTCTCCAGTCAGGCTGCCATGGTAATCACATATCTGCCTGCGCTTCTTCTGTCAGGTTACATCTTTGCCATCCAGAACATGCCTCCTGCCCTGCAAGTCATCTCCAGAGTGGTTCCGGCCAGGTATTTCGTGAAGCTCATCAGAGCCATATACCTCAAGGGCCTGGGCTTGGAGGTGCTGGCCTTTGAGGCCGGGTTGTTGGTGCTCTTCGCTGCTGGAGTGGCCATGCTTACCAACCTGGTCTTCAAGAAGAGGATGTGA
- a CDS encoding ABC transporter permease, protein MVERIWRMVVKEFIQVFQDRRTRGVIFGTPVIQLIVFGYAVTTDVRNISLGVQDRDRTVLSRELTDRFVQSGYFHFTRLIREEREFQHLLDKGELQAVLRIPEGFQGRVDSGRSAEIQLIVDGSDSNTASIVLQYAHRIVSSFSQELLLDRFERSKGAMRFPGQVSLETRAWFNENLESRNFFVPGVIATIVTIVTLMLTSMAVVREKEVGTMEQLIVTPITPWEFILGKTLPFAIISMIDVVLVTTVGVLWFQVPIRGNLLLLLVSTAVYLLTALGVGLFISTASKTQQQAMMSTFFFFMPAILLSGLMFPIQNMPESIQWLTYLNPMRYYLVIIRGIFLKGVGLQVLWPQMAALALMGCCTLWMASRRFRKTLA, encoded by the coding sequence ATGGTGGAGAGGATATGGAGAATGGTGGTAAAGGAATTCATACAGGTCTTCCAGGACAGGAGGACCAGGGGGGTGATCTTTGGCACACCTGTCATCCAGCTCATAGTATTCGGGTACGCGGTCACAACCGATGTGCGAAACATCTCCTTGGGGGTCCAAGACCGCGACCGTACGGTGCTAAGCAGGGAGCTTACGGACCGCTTCGTGCAATCCGGGTACTTCCATTTTACAAGGCTGATTCGGGAGGAGAGGGAGTTCCAGCACCTGCTGGACAAGGGGGAGCTTCAGGCAGTGCTCAGGATCCCCGAAGGCTTCCAGGGCAGGGTGGACTCTGGCCGCAGCGCAGAGATCCAGCTCATAGTGGACGGCTCTGACTCCAACACAGCCAGCATAGTACTTCAGTACGCCCACAGAATAGTATCCTCATTTTCCCAAGAGCTTCTCCTGGATCGCTTTGAGCGTTCCAAGGGAGCCATGCGTTTCCCTGGGCAGGTTAGCCTTGAGACCCGGGCCTGGTTCAATGAGAACCTGGAGAGTCGAAACTTCTTCGTGCCTGGGGTGATAGCCACCATTGTCACCATAGTGACTCTCATGCTCACCAGCATGGCCGTGGTGAGGGAGAAAGAGGTGGGCACCATGGAGCAGTTAATAGTCACTCCCATCACCCCCTGGGAGTTCATCCTGGGGAAGACCCTTCCCTTTGCCATTATCTCCATGATTGACGTGGTTCTGGTCACAACCGTGGGAGTGCTTTGGTTTCAGGTGCCCATAAGGGGGAATTTGCTTCTGTTGCTGGTGTCAACCGCAGTCTATCTGCTCACTGCCCTGGGAGTGGGTCTGTTTATCTCCACTGCCAGCAAAACTCAACAGCAGGCCATGATGAGCACATTTTTTTTCTTCATGCCAGCCATCCTTCTCTCTGGGCTCATGTTTCCCATCCAGAACATGCCCGAATCCATCCAATGGCTCACCTATCTCAATCCCATGCGTTACTACCTGGTCATAATTCGCGGGATCTTCCTAAAGGGAGTGGGGTTGCAGGTGCTGTGGCCCCAGATGGCTGCCCTGGCTCTCATGGGATGTTGTACCCTGTGGATGGCATCCCGCAGATTCCGCAAGACCCTGGCCTGA
- the larE gene encoding ATP-dependent sacrificial sulfur transferase LarE codes for MESLETSFEDLQHKYERLKSIVAQAGKAVVAFSGGVDSSLLLKVAHDLLGPSVMAITASSESFPQRELEAARQMAQKIGCRHLVIQTHELQLPGFKDNPPERCYLCKKELFGQMKRIASAEGIQVIFDGSNAQDVGDYRPGRKAARESAVRSPLEEAGLKKPEVRALARLLGLPNWDRPSFACLASRFPYGAKITQEALHQVEEAEAFLWSLGMRVFRVRHHGAVARIELGDQEMQRIWKESLAPGIVRALKSLGYKYVALDLEGYRSGSMNETLGNDERISMDPL; via the coding sequence ATGGAAAGCTTGGAAACATCCTTTGAGGATCTTCAGCACAAGTATGAGAGGCTTAAATCCATCGTGGCTCAGGCAGGAAAGGCTGTGGTGGCCTTCTCCGGAGGGGTGGACAGCAGCCTGCTCCTGAAGGTCGCCCATGATCTGCTGGGCCCTTCTGTAATGGCCATAACGGCCAGCTCCGAGAGCTTTCCCCAAAGGGAGTTGGAGGCTGCCCGCCAGATGGCTCAAAAAATAGGTTGCAGACACCTGGTGATTCAAACCCATGAACTTCAGTTGCCGGGCTTCAAAGATAATCCTCCCGAGAGATGCTATCTTTGCAAGAAAGAGCTCTTTGGGCAAATGAAGAGGATTGCGTCGGCTGAAGGCATCCAGGTCATATTTGATGGCAGCAACGCACAGGACGTAGGGGATTACAGGCCCGGCAGAAAGGCTGCCAGAGAGTCTGCAGTGAGAAGCCCTCTGGAGGAAGCCGGGCTCAAAAAACCCGAGGTGAGAGCCCTTGCACGTCTGCTTGGGCTTCCCAACTGGGACAGGCCTTCTTTCGCCTGTCTGGCAAGCAGATTCCCTTATGGCGCCAAGATCACCCAAGAGGCCTTGCACCAGGTAGAAGAAGCCGAGGCCTTTCTTTGGAGCCTGGGGATGAGGGTCTTCAGGGTACGGCACCACGGGGCTGTGGCCAGGATCGAGCTGGGAGACCAGGAAATGCAAAGAATTTGGAAGGAGTCCCTGGCCCCGGGCATAGTCAGGGCATTGAAGTCTCTTGGTTACAAATATGTGGCCCTGGATCTTGAGGGCTACAGGTCGGGCAGCATGAATGAGACCCTGGGAAATGATGAAAGGATTTCAATGGACCCCCTGTAA
- a CDS encoding adenylate/guanylate cyclase domain-containing protein, which produces MARRTATDKFYKERFEAQKRLAERMATSMEVNEILERLREEARALVPQAMESCILLLDEDAPKYTRPLQCALYDRPINCQSCKRDRMAVQKAINRKKIVLVPHSQPIVRPDGTVVPIGPEIAIPVFLGQELMAAVSVVLRPEAKMTRKEFYLLKDLAESVGHVILRAKKHWEVTQEKIRISQVLSHLSPFVPLSVRSIVEKNPEMANLEKEKRAVTVLFLDLEDYTRLSASRPDTEVNRLVEELFSTFVDPIQRSHGDIVETAGDGLMIVFKDHDARTNAVNAVKAAFDIHGLTSEHNARLKEGVEPVRVNMGLNSGVALVGMTRFKGSLGTRMTYTASGPVTNLAARLAAHAKGGEILIGEETARLIQGLWPVYDRGLVSLKGIDEPVRVFSLLEGA; this is translated from the coding sequence ATGGCCAGGAGAACAGCCACGGACAAGTTCTATAAGGAGCGTTTTGAGGCTCAGAAGAGGTTGGCGGAGCGCATGGCCACCTCCATGGAGGTGAATGAGATCCTGGAGAGGTTGAGGGAGGAGGCAAGGGCCCTGGTGCCCCAGGCCATGGAGTCCTGCATTCTTCTGCTTGACGAAGACGCTCCCAAGTACACCAGGCCCTTACAGTGTGCCCTTTATGACAGACCCATAAATTGCCAATCCTGCAAACGGGATAGAATGGCCGTGCAAAAGGCCATCAACAGAAAGAAGATAGTGCTTGTACCCCACAGCCAGCCCATAGTGAGGCCGGATGGGACCGTGGTGCCCATAGGGCCCGAGATAGCCATTCCGGTGTTCTTGGGCCAGGAACTCATGGCCGCGGTGAGCGTGGTCTTGCGGCCAGAGGCCAAGATGACCCGCAAGGAGTTCTATCTTTTAAAGGATCTGGCCGAAAGCGTGGGCCATGTGATCTTGAGGGCCAAGAAGCACTGGGAGGTAACCCAGGAGAAGATACGCATAAGCCAGGTGTTAAGTCATCTGTCCCCTTTTGTGCCTCTTTCTGTGCGCAGCATAGTCGAGAAAAACCCCGAGATGGCCAACCTGGAAAAGGAAAAGAGGGCAGTGACAGTATTGTTTCTTGACCTGGAGGATTACACGCGCCTGAGCGCCAGCCGTCCGGACACAGAGGTGAACCGACTGGTGGAGGAGCTCTTTTCCACCTTTGTAGATCCCATCCAGAGATCCCATGGAGACATAGTGGAGACAGCAGGCGACGGCCTGATGATAGTTTTCAAGGATCATGATGCACGCACCAATGCAGTAAACGCAGTGAAGGCAGCCTTTGACATCCATGGGCTAACCAGTGAGCACAACGCCCGCCTCAAAGAAGGAGTTGAACCCGTGAGGGTCAATATGGGGCTGAATTCGGGAGTGGCTCTTGTGGGAATGACCCGTTTCAAGGGCTCCCTGGGCACACGCATGACCTACACGGCCAGCGGTCCTGTGACAAACCTGGCCGCGCGCCTGGCAGCCCATGCCAAAGGAGGGGAAATCCTCATAGGCGAAGAGACTGCCAGGCTAATACAAGGGCTTTGGCCCGTGTATGACAGGGGCCTGGTGAGCCTAAAAGGCATAGACGAGCCTGTCAGGGTCTTCTCCCTGCTGGAGGGAGCATGA
- a CDS encoding 4Fe-4S binding protein encodes MNLRIDKEICIRCGACVEHCPGDVLYLDEQGFPLERYPEDCWYCGVCQAECPVDCIELLFPYLIR; translated from the coding sequence GTGAACCTGAGAATAGATAAAGAGATCTGTATCAGATGTGGTGCCTGCGTGGAGCACTGCCCCGGAGACGTGCTGTATCTGGATGAGCAAGGATTTCCCCTGGAAAGATATCCGGAGGATTGCTGGTACTGCGGGGTTTGTCAGGCCGAGTGCCCTGTGGATTGCATTGAGCTACTCTTCCCTTATCTGATCCGCTGA
- a CDS encoding FAD-dependent oxidoreductase has protein sequence MNEVEVLTADFLILGGGAAGCMAAIKAAEAVPALDVVLLEKAEISRSGAAGRGMDALNNVVVPGVATVEEYIEAIQMVTEGILDPTISQVIAERSFDLLRKLEDWGCEFPRDSKGQYIVGSFHPKGRFLVEMRGDLKKILAKKVEATSTRVYNRHVALALIKEGEHAAGAVALDLRQGVLRAFLAPAVLLAMGGAARIGLPNTGYLHGTFDCPWCNGEAWKMGFEAGAELTGFEYTATSSMTKDFNGPGQSTFIRHGAWLVNGLGERFMERYDPVGMERAPAGLRAKAMLEEIRCGRGPIGFSCAHLPEETIRLIEDGIFETERPTMRDYFKKKGLDLRRDPVEVVMSEVYLCGGHGLAGFVADDFGETTVKGLYAAGDCLANPYGFLVGAMVMGEAAAQRVAFLREDRPQNPGLKETLDRLQETLARHHEGKLGVSVREFEYKFRRLVNEYVAPPKSQLKLTRFLRETEGMLLDQEDLPARQPHEIMKLMEAKAGLFSARMAALASLYRTESRFGLYHQRLDFPQKDDLNWKTRVILSPGPKAPVARKERP, from the coding sequence ATGAATGAAGTCGAGGTCTTGACAGCGGATTTTCTTATCCTGGGAGGAGGGGCTGCAGGGTGCATGGCAGCCATAAAGGCAGCTGAGGCTGTGCCTGCCCTGGATGTGGTCTTGTTGGAAAAGGCAGAGATATCAAGGTCTGGGGCAGCGGGCAGGGGCATGGACGCCCTGAACAATGTGGTGGTCCCGGGTGTTGCCACGGTGGAGGAATACATCGAGGCCATCCAGATGGTAACAGAGGGTATTCTGGATCCCACCATAAGCCAGGTCATAGCAGAGAGATCTTTTGATCTATTGAGGAAACTTGAGGATTGGGGCTGCGAGTTTCCCAGGGATTCCAAGGGCCAGTACATAGTGGGGTCTTTCCACCCCAAGGGTCGCTTCTTGGTGGAGATGAGAGGGGACCTGAAGAAAATCCTGGCCAAGAAGGTGGAGGCCACCAGCACCAGAGTCTATAACCGGCACGTGGCATTGGCTCTCATCAAGGAGGGGGAGCATGCTGCCGGGGCCGTGGCACTGGATCTGAGGCAAGGGGTGCTGAGGGCCTTCTTGGCCCCGGCCGTGCTACTGGCCATGGGAGGGGCAGCCCGCATAGGCCTGCCCAATACCGGGTACCTGCACGGCACCTTTGACTGCCCATGGTGCAATGGAGAGGCCTGGAAGATGGGGTTTGAAGCAGGGGCAGAGCTCACAGGCTTCGAGTACACGGCCACATCCTCCATGACCAAGGATTTCAACGGCCCGGGCCAATCCACCTTTATAAGACACGGGGCCTGGCTGGTCAACGGGCTGGGCGAGCGTTTCATGGAGAGATACGACCCCGTGGGGATGGAGAGGGCTCCTGCAGGGCTTAGGGCTAAGGCCATGCTGGAGGAGATCCGCTGTGGCAGAGGACCCATAGGTTTTTCCTGCGCACACCTGCCTGAAGAGACCATCCGCCTCATAGAGGATGGTATCTTCGAGACAGAAAGGCCCACCATGAGGGACTATTTCAAGAAAAAGGGTCTGGATCTGAGGCGTGATCCCGTGGAAGTGGTCATGAGCGAGGTTTACTTGTGCGGAGGGCATGGACTTGCGGGCTTCGTAGCAGATGATTTTGGAGAAACAACCGTAAAGGGGCTCTATGCTGCCGGGGACTGTCTGGCCAATCCCTACGGGTTTCTTGTAGGGGCAATGGTCATGGGAGAGGCTGCGGCCCAAAGGGTTGCCTTCTTGAGAGAGGACAGGCCCCAAAACCCGGGCCTGAAGGAAACCCTGGATCGTTTGCAGGAAACTCTGGCCAGGCACCATGAGGGGAAACTTGGGGTTTCTGTCAGAGAATTCGAGTACAAGTTCAGGAGGCTTGTCAATGAGTACGTGGCGCCTCCCAAGTCACAGCTCAAGCTTACAAGATTTCTGAGGGAGACCGAGGGCATGTTGCTGGATCAGGAGGATCTTCCAGCCAGGCAGCCCCACGAGATCATGAAGCTCATGGAGGCCAAGGCAGGGCTCTTCTCGGCCCGCATGGCTGCCCTGGCCTCCCTCTACAGGACAGAAAGCCGCTTCGGGCTTTACCATCAGAGGCTGGACTTCCCTCAAAAAGATGACCTGAACTGGAAAACCAGGGTGATTCTCTCTCCAGGGCCCAAGGCTCCTGTGGCCAGGAAGGAGAGGCCGTGA